GTCCGGCCGGTGCGACTGCAGCCCGCCGGCCAGCGTGGCCAGGCCGGCGCCGGTGACCCCGGCCGCGCCCTTCGAGGCGATCACCATGAACGCCAGCAGGCCGATCTGCTCGCCGATCGCCATCGGCTTGCCCAGCGCGTCGGCGATGAACAGCGACGCCATGGTCAGGTAGATGGCGGTGCCGTCGAGGTTGAACGAGTACCCGGTCGGGACGGTGATGCCGACGACCGGCTTGCTCACCCCGAAGTGCTGCATCTTGGCGATCAGCCGGGGCAGCGCCGACTCCGACGACGAGGTCGATAGGATCAGCAGGAACTCCCGACCCAGGTACGCCAGCAGCTTGAAGATCGAGATGCGGGCCACCAGCCAGAGCAGCGCACCGAGCACGACGAAGACGAAGACCACGCAGGTGGCGTAGAAGCCGAACATGACCTGGGCCAGGCTCTTCAACGCGTCCACGCCGGTCGCGCCGACCAGCGCGGCGATCGCCCCGAACGCGCCGATCGGGGCGACCCACATGATCATCGCCAGCACCTTGAAGACGAGCCGCTGGAGCACCTCCACGGCCCGCAGCACGGGCTCGCCGCGCCGACCCATGGACTGCACGGCGAAGCCGACCAGCAAGGCGACCACCAACGCCTGGAGCACCTCGCCCTCGGTGAGCGCGGAGAAGAGCGTGGTCGGGATGATGCCGAGCAGGAAGTCGACGGTCCCGCCGCTCTCGTCACCGGCGGCGGCCTTGCCGGCGCCAGCCAGGTCCGCGCCGAGGTTCAGGCCCGCGCCGGGGTGGATGAGGTTGCCGACCACCAGGCCGATGGCGAGCGCGACGGTGGACATGACCAGGAAGTAGCCGAGGGCGAGGCCGCCGACCTTGCCGACCCTGGCCGCCTGGCGGACGGATCCGACGCCGAGGACGATCGTGCAGAAGATCACCGGCCCGATCATCATCTTGATCAGGTTGACGAAGCCGGTGCCGAGCGGCTTCAGCTCCTTGCCGACCTCGGGGGCGGCGAGGCCGACCACGATGCCGGCGACGACGGCCACGATGACCGCCAGATAGAGGTACCGGGTCCGGTCCCGGCGGGCGGGCCGGGCGGCCACGGGGGTGGGTGTGGTGGTGTCCATGCCCACAATGTGAAGCGCATCTCAACACAGGGCATCCTTGCGTTCATTCTGTTCATCCGAGTGACTCGCGGCGGAAATCGGGTCCGAGCCGGTGCGCCACACTTGCGGGCGGAAGCCGAGCGGTACGAGGAGGTGGACGTGGCCCGACGCCAGTGGAGCATCGCGGGGCAGCTGTTCGCCCTCCAGGCCGTGGTGGTGACGCTGCTAGTGCTCGCCGGCGCCTCGGGCGCCGTCTGGCTGGCCCGCAGCGACTCCCAGCAGGCGGCGAAGGACGAGGTGCTGGCCGTGGCGAAGACCGTCGCCCGCTCCCCCGAGGTTCGCACCGCCCTGGCCTCTCCCGACCCGGCGGCCACCCTCCAGCCGTACGCGGAGTCGATCCGGGTGGCGACGGGAACGGACTTCGTGGTGGTGATGGCCCCGGACCGGACCCGTTACTCGCACCCCAACGCGACGCTGATCGGGCGGCCGTTCATCGGCGACATCGGCCCCGCCCTGGCCGGTGAGGCGTTCACCATCACCAACGTCGGCACGCTCGGCGAATCGGTGCGCGCGGTGGTCCCGGTGTACGACGATCGTCGGATCATCGGCCTTGTCTCGGTCGGGATCACCACGCAGGCGATCAACCGCAAGCTGCTTGCCCAGCTGCCGGTGCTGCTCGGCGCCGCCGTGCCCGCGCTCGCCCTCGCCGCCACCGGCTCCTGGCTGCTCAGCCGCCGGCTCCGCCGGCAGACGCACGGCCTCGGCCCGGCCCAGATGACCCGGATGTACGAGTACTACGACGCGGTCCTGCACTCGGTACGGGAGGGGCTGGTGGTGCTGACCACCGACCGCCGGGTGGCGCTGGTCAACGACGAGGGCCGCCGGCTGCTCGGGCTCGACGAGGACACGGCGGTGACCGACCGGCCGGTGGCCGGGATCGACCTCCCACCCGCCGTGGCCGAGCTGCTGGCCTCCGGGCGGGACGCGCACGACGAGCCGGTGCTGGCCGGCGACCGGGTGCTGGTGGCCAACCAGCGGACCACCCGGTTCGAGGGGGCCGCGCTCGGTACCGTGCTGACCCTGCGCGACCAGACCGAGTTGCGCAACCTGGCCAGCGAGCTGGACTCGGTACGCGCGCTGACCGAGGCCCTGCAGGCCCAGACCCACGAGTCGGCCAACCGGCTGCACACCGTGCTGACCCTGGTGGAGCTGGGCCGCGCCGACGAGGCCGTGCAGCTCGCCACCCGGGACCTCGCGCTGGCCCAGCAGCTCACGGACCGGGTGGTCGGCGCGGTGACCGAGCCGGCGCTGGCCGCCCTGCTGCTCGGCAAGTCAGCGCGAGCCGGCGAGCGCGGCGTGGACCTGGTGATCGAACCGGACTGCCGGCTCGACGACAGCCCGCTGCCCGCCGCCGACCTGCTCACCGTCGTCGGCAACCTGGTCGACAACGCGCTGGAGGCGGTGGCCGGCACCGACCCGCCGCGCCGGGTACGCGTCTACGTCGGCGCCGTCGGCGACGACATCGTCGTCCGGGTCGGCGACAACGGACCGGGCCTGGACCCCGACCGGGTCGCAGACGCGTTCCGGCGCGGCTGGTCGACCAAGAGCGCCGGCCGCGGCCTGGGCCTGGCGCTGGTCGGGCAGGTGATCCGGCGGCACGGTGGCCGCTGCGACGTGGCCGCCGCCGACGGCGGCGGGACGGTGTTCACGGTCCGGCTGCCGATCCCGGAGGGCCGGTCGTGACCGACATCCGGGTGCTGGTGGTGGAGGACGAGCCGCTGCTGGCGGAGGCGCACAAGGCGTACACCGAGCGGGTGCCGGGCTTCGTGGTGGTCGGGGTGGCACACACCGCCCAGGAGGCGATGGCGGCGCTGCGGCACCGGGCGGGCGAGGACGTGGACCTGGTACTGCTCGACTTCCGGCTGCCCGACCTGCACGGCCTGGACGTCTGCCGGGCCCTGCGGGCGGCGGGCAGCAGCGTCGACGTGCTCGCGGTGACCTCGGCCCGGGACCTGGCGGTGGTCCGCACCGCCGTCTCCCTCGGAGTGACGCACTACCTGCTCAAGCCGTTCACCTTCGCCGCCTTCCGCGACAAGCTGGAGCGGTACGCCGACTACCGGCGCCAGGCGCTCGCCGAGGGCGAGGTCGCCGCCCAGCACGAGGTGGACCGGATGTTCGCCACCCTGCGCGGCGCCGCGCGGCACACCCTGCCCAAGGGACTGGACGAGCAGACGCTGCACCGGGTGCTTGCCGTCCTCTCCCCAGGGGCGGGCCGGTCCGCGACCGAGGTGAGCCAGCAGACCGGCATCTCGCGGGTGACCGCCCGCCGCTATCTGGAATACCTGGTGACCGTCGAACGCGCGGTACGCACCCCCCGCTACGGCACGCCTGGCCGGCCCGAGGTCGAGTATCGGCCGGTGTGACGGCGCGCTGTCGCGGGGCGCGGCCGCCACGGACGGACCGGCCGGGACGGGACCTGCCCTACCGGATGTTCCCGGTGTGCCCGAGAGAATAGCGACCGGGTTGCGGCCAGACGGCCAGGCCGTGGGGGCCTCGGCCGACGGGGATGCGGGCGAGCAGCTTGCCGGTCTCCGTGCTCAACACGTACACCTCGTCGTTGTAGCGCCCGGAGAGCCAGAGCTGCTTGCCGTCGGCTGAGAGGCCGCCCATGTCCGGGCTGCCGCCGGGGATCCGCCAGGTGGTGGTGGGCTTCAGGCGGGCCAGGTCGAGGACGGTCACACTGCCCTCGTCGCGGTTGGTGACGTAGGCCAGTCTGGCGTCACGGCTGAAGTAGATGCCGTGTGCGCCCCGCCCGGTCCGGATGAATCCGGTCTGCCGGCTGGCCTGGCCGTCGAAGACGTACACCCCGTTGGCGTGCATGTCCGCGACCAGGAAATGCTGGCCGTCCGGAGTCAGCCGGGTGTCCTGAGGCATGCCGTCGGCCGCCTCGGTGAGCTGGAAGTCGCGCAGCTTGCGGAGGCTGGCGGTGTCCAGTACGAGCATCCGGTTGGCGAACTCGCAACTGAAGAACATCGTCCTGCCGTCCGCGGAGTAGTCCATGTGGTTGATGCCGCCGCACTCGGGGAACCGGGCCGATCTCACCAGCCGCCAGGTGGTCGGGTCGTAGAAGTCCAGGCGCTGGTAGGCCTCGGCGACCACGATCGCCTGCTTGCCGTCCGGGGTGAAGTAGAGGTTGTAGACGTCTCCCAGCTTGATGAACCTGCCCGGCCTGCCGGTCCGGGCGTCGATCGGGACCAGCCCGCCCTGGGGGACCTGGCTGGACGCCACGTAGAGCGTGCGCAGGTCGTAGGAGGGCACCACGTGTTGCGGCTCCGGCCCGCCGGCGAACTGCCCCACAACCTTGAAGGTGGCGGGGTCGATCAGCCAGACGTCGTTGCTCTTGGTGTTCGGCACGTAGACCATCGGCCGGTCGCCGCGTACCGGCCCGGCGAGCCGGCCGGGGACGGCTGCCGCGTAGACGTTCCCGGCGGTCGGATACGTCGGATACGTCGGCATGCCCGCGACCAGCGGCCCGAAGGCCGTACCGGACGGGGCGGCCGTGGACGGGCTGGTCAGCGCTCCCTTGGCGGGCTCCCGGCTGGTGCATGCCGCGGGCCCGGCCAACAGGAGCAGGATCGGAACGGCGGCCAGCAGCTGCCTACGGGACATCGACTTACAATAACGGACAAATAATCTATAACGGGCGAACAGCGTCAACTCACCATGTCCGCACCGGGTCAGCTGACGTTGGTGGGGCCGAGGACGCTCTTCAGGTCACCCATCAGCGCGGTGGTGGCCGCGACCCGGAACTTGGCGGCGCCGTCGCTGCACCCGACAGCGCGGGGCGGCGTACGCCTAGAGGGCCGGCGCCAGAAACCGGCGGACGGCGGCGGTGATGATCGCGATCAACGCAGCGCTGACGACGTTGATCGCGACGGCGACGAGAACATGACTCATGTTTCTCTCCTCGGTCTTCCTGTTCCGGCGCGCACTGGCGGCGCGCCGCCGGGGAAGCGTAGGGATCCGAGATGACGAGCAGGTTTACTGAGAGTGATGTTTCCTGGTCAACGGGGCCCGGCCCGGGACCGAGCGTGGCCGGGACAGTGCGGTCGGCCGGGCCCCGGTTTACGGGCCCAGGGTGTGCGGCGGTTGCGTCAGCTCACGTTGGTGGGGCCGAGGACGCTCTTCAGGTCACCCATCAGCGCGGTGGTGGCCGCGACCCGGAACGGCCCCAGCCGCAGCGTGGTCACCTTGCCCCCGTTGAGCAGCTTGACGTGCACCTCGGTGTCCCCGGGATGCAGCACCAGGGTCTCCTTGAGCCGTTCCACCAGCGGCGGCGTGCACCGGTGCACCGGGATGGTGAGGGTGACCGGCTTGCTCGCCGGGTTGCTGCTGATGTCCGGCATGGACATGTCCATCGCCATGATCCGCGGCGTGTCGTCGCGGCGATCGACCCGCCCCTTGACCACCACGATCGCGTCCTCGGCGATGTACTGCCCGATCACCTCGTAGGTGTTCGGGAAGAAGAGCGTCTCCACCCCGCCGGCCAGGTCCTCCAGGGTGGCCGAGGCCCAGGCCCGGCCCTGCTTGGTGACCCGGCGCTGCACGCCGGAGAGGATGCCGGCGAGCGTGACCACCGCCCCGTCCGGCACCCCGCCCTCCTCGGCGAGCGCGGCGATCGTGGTGTCCGCCGCCGCGCCGAGGACGTGCTCCAGGCCGAAGAGCGGGTGGTCGGAGACGTACAGGCCGAGCATCTCCCGCTCGAAGGCCAGCTTGTCCCGCTTGTCCCACTCACCCTCGCCGATGGTCGGCATGACCGTGGTGCTGCCGCCGGTGTCCGCCTCGCCGAAGCCGGCGCCGAAGAGGTCGTACTGGCCGACCGCCTCCTTGCGCTTGACGTCGGCGTACGCGTCGATGGCGTCGGCGTGCACGGCGAGCAGGCCCTTGCGCGGGTGCCCCATCGAGTCGAACGCGCCGGCCTTGATCAGCGATTCGATGGTCTTCTTGTTGCAGACCACCGCGTCCACCTTGGACAGGAAGTCGTAGAAGTCGGCGTACTCGCCCTTCTCCTCGCGGCACCGCATGATCGAGGCGACCACGTTCGCGCCGACGTTGCGGATCGCGGCCAGGCCGAAGCGGATGTCCCTGCCGACCGGGGTGAACGGGCCGGCCGAGGTGTTCACGTCAGGCGGCAGGACCTGGATGCCCATCCGCCGGCACTCCGACAGGTAGAGCGCCATCTTGTCCTTGTCGTCGCCGACCGAGGTGAGCAGTCCAGCCATGTACTCGGCCGGGTAGTTCGCCTTGAGGTAGCCGGTCCAGTACGACACCAGGCCGTAGCCGGCGGTGTGCGCCTTGTTGAAGGCGTAGTCGGCGAACGGGACCAGGATGTCCCAGAGCGTCTGGATGGCCTCGTCGGAGTACCCGTTGTTCCGCATGCCGTCGCGGAACGGGATGAACTCCTTGTCGAGGACCTCCTTCTTCTTCTTGCCCATCGCCCGGCGCAGCAGGTCGGCCTGGCCCAGGCTGTAGCCGGCGAGCTTCTGCGCGGCGCGCTGCACCTGCTCCTGGTAGACGATCAGGCCGTAGGTGGGACCGAGGATCTCCTCCAGGGGCTCGGCCAGCTCCGGGTGGATCGGCGTGATGTCCTGCTGGCCGTTCTTGCGCAGCGCGTAGTTGGTGTGCGAATTCGCGCCCATCGGGCCGGGCCGGTAGAGCGCCAGGACGGCGGAGATGTCCTCGAAGTTGTCCGGCTTCATCAGCCGCAGCAGGGAGCGCATCGGGCCGCCGTCGAGCTGGAAGACGCCGAGGGTGTCGCCCCGGGCCAGCAGCTCGTACGTCGGCTTGTCGTCCAGCGGCAGGGTCAGCAGGTCGACCTTGCGCCCGTGGTTGAGCTCGATGTTCTTCAGCGCGTCGTCGATGATCGTCAGGTTGCGCAGGCCGAGGAAGTCCATCTTCAACAACCCGAGCGACTCGCAGGTCGGGTAGTCGAACTGGGTGATGATCGCCCCGTCGGCGTCCCGGCGCATCAGCGGGATGTGCTCGATGATCGGCTCGGCGGACATGATGACGCCGGCGGCGTGCACGCCGGTCTGCCGGATCAGCCCCTCGATGCCGCGCGCGGTGTCGATGACCTTCTTGACGTCCGGGTCGGACTCGTAGAGGCCGCGGATCTCACCGGCCTCGGCGTACCGGGCGTGCTTGGGGTCGAAGATGCCGGTGAGCGGGATGTCCTTGCCCATCACCGCCGGGGGCATCGCCTTCGTGATCCGGTCGCCCACCGCGTAGGGATAGCCGAGCACCCGGGCCGAGTCCTTGATCGCGGCCTTCGCCTTGATCGTGCCGAAGGTGGCGATCTGCGCGACTTTGTCCTCACCCCACTTGTCGGTGACGTACTTGATCACCTCACCGCGCCGACGCTCGTCGAAGTCGATGTCGACATCCGGCATCGAGACACGCTCGGGGTTGAGGAACCGCTCGAAGATCAGGCCGTGCGGGATCGGGTCCAGGTCGGTGATGCCGAGGGCGTACGCGACGAGCGAGCCGGCGGCCGAGCCACGACCCGGACCGACGGCGATGCCCTGGCTCTTCGCCCACTGGATGAAGTCGGCGACCACGAGGAAGTACGACGGGAAGCCCATCTGGATGATGATTCCCAGCTCGTACTCGGCCTGGACGACGTGACCCTCCGGGATCCCGTTCGGGAACCGGCGGGCCAGCCCCCGGTGGGTCTCCTTGCGGAACCAGGACTCCTCGGTCTCCCCCTCCGGCACCGGGAAGCGCGGCATCAGGTTGTGGAACTCGAACATCCCGGCCGGGTCGACCTTCTCCGCGACCAGCAGGGTGTTGCGGCAGCCCTGCTGCCACAGCTCCGAGG
The window above is part of the Micromonospora inositola genome. Proteins encoded here:
- a CDS encoding ATP-binding protein, coding for MRAEAERYEEVDVARRQWSIAGQLFALQAVVVTLLVLAGASGAVWLARSDSQQAAKDEVLAVAKTVARSPEVRTALASPDPAATLQPYAESIRVATGTDFVVVMAPDRTRYSHPNATLIGRPFIGDIGPALAGEAFTITNVGTLGESVRAVVPVYDDRRIIGLVSVGITTQAINRKLLAQLPVLLGAAVPALALAATGSWLLSRRLRRQTHGLGPAQMTRMYEYYDAVLHSVREGLVVLTTDRRVALVNDEGRRLLGLDEDTAVTDRPVAGIDLPPAVAELLASGRDAHDEPVLAGDRVLVANQRTTRFEGAALGTVLTLRDQTELRNLASELDSVRALTEALQAQTHESANRLHTVLTLVELGRADEAVQLATRDLALAQQLTDRVVGAVTEPALAALLLGKSARAGERGVDLVIEPDCRLDDSPLPAADLLTVVGNLVDNALEAVAGTDPPRRVRVYVGAVGDDIVVRVGDNGPGLDPDRVADAFRRGWSTKSAGRGLGLALVGQVIRRHGGRCDVAAADGGGTVFTVRLPIPEGRS
- a CDS encoding YncE family protein; translation: MTLFARYRLFVRYCKSMSRRQLLAAVPILLLLAGPAACTSREPAKGALTSPSTAAPSGTAFGPLVAGMPTYPTYPTAGNVYAAAVPGRLAGPVRGDRPMVYVPNTKSNDVWLIDPATFKVVGQFAGGPEPQHVVPSYDLRTLYVASSQVPQGGLVPIDARTGRPGRFIKLGDVYNLYFTPDGKQAIVVAEAYQRLDFYDPTTWRLVRSARFPECGGINHMDYSADGRTMFFSCEFANRMLVLDTASLRKLRDFQLTEAADGMPQDTRLTPDGQHFLVADMHANGVYVFDGQASRQTGFIRTGRGAHGIYFSRDARLAYVTNRDEGSVTVLDLARLKPTTTWRIPGGSPDMGGLSADGKQLWLSGRYNDEVYVLSTETGKLLARIPVGRGPHGLAVWPQPGRYSLGHTGNIR
- the dnaE gene encoding DNA polymerase III subunit alpha, whose product is MGDSFAHLHVHTEYSMLDGAARLKDLFAEANRLGMPAVAITDHGNMHGANDFYKQAMAAGITPILGVEAYVAPESRYHKARVKWGRPEQKSDDISGNGAITHKTMWARNATGLKNLFTLNSRASMEGHYVKWPRMDMELIAEHAEGIMATTGCPSGAVQTRLRLGQFDEALKVAASYQDIFGKENYFLEIMDHGLDIERRVRDGLTEIARKLDIPPVVTNDSHYTHEAQATAHDVLLCVQTGSNIDDPNRFRFEGGGYFIKSAEQMRAVDSSELWQQGCRNTLLVAEKVDPAGMFEFHNLMPRFPVPEGETEESWFRKETHRGLARRFPNGIPEGHVVQAEYELGIIIQMGFPSYFLVVADFIQWAKSQGIAVGPGRGSAAGSLVAYALGITDLDPIPHGLIFERFLNPERVSMPDVDIDFDERRRGEVIKYVTDKWGEDKVAQIATFGTIKAKAAIKDSARVLGYPYAVGDRITKAMPPAVMGKDIPLTGIFDPKHARYAEAGEIRGLYESDPDVKKVIDTARGIEGLIRQTGVHAAGVIMSAEPIIEHIPLMRRDADGAIITQFDYPTCESLGLLKMDFLGLRNLTIIDDALKNIELNHGRKVDLLTLPLDDKPTYELLARGDTLGVFQLDGGPMRSLLRLMKPDNFEDISAVLALYRPGPMGANSHTNYALRKNGQQDITPIHPELAEPLEEILGPTYGLIVYQEQVQRAAQKLAGYSLGQADLLRRAMGKKKKEVLDKEFIPFRDGMRNNGYSDEAIQTLWDILVPFADYAFNKAHTAGYGLVSYWTGYLKANYPAEYMAGLLTSVGDDKDKMALYLSECRRMGIQVLPPDVNTSAGPFTPVGRDIRFGLAAIRNVGANVVASIMRCREEKGEYADFYDFLSKVDAVVCNKKTIESLIKAGAFDSMGHPRKGLLAVHADAIDAYADVKRKEAVGQYDLFGAGFGEADTGGSTTVMPTIGEGEWDKRDKLAFEREMLGLYVSDHPLFGLEHVLGAAADTTIAALAEEGGVPDGAVVTLAGILSGVQRRVTKQGRAWASATLEDLAGGVETLFFPNTYEVIGQYIAEDAIVVVKGRVDRRDDTPRIMAMDMSMPDISSNPASKPVTLTIPVHRCTPPLVERLKETLVLHPGDTEVHVKLLNGGKVTTLRLGPFRVAATTALMGDLKSVLGPTNVS
- a CDS encoding cation:dicarboxylate symporter family transporter → MDTTTPTPVAARPARRDRTRYLYLAVIVAVVAGIVVGLAAPEVGKELKPLGTGFVNLIKMMIGPVIFCTIVLGVGSVRQAARVGKVGGLALGYFLVMSTVALAIGLVVGNLIHPGAGLNLGADLAGAGKAAAGDESGGTVDFLLGIIPTTLFSALTEGEVLQALVVALLVGFAVQSMGRRGEPVLRAVEVLQRLVFKVLAMIMWVAPIGAFGAIAALVGATGVDALKSLAQVMFGFYATCVVFVFVVLGALLWLVARISIFKLLAYLGREFLLILSTSSSESALPRLIAKMQHFGVSKPVVGITVPTGYSFNLDGTAIYLTMASLFIADALGKPMAIGEQIGLLAFMVIASKGAAGVTGAGLATLAGGLQSHRPDLVDGVGLIVGIDRFMSEARALTNFAGNAVATVLVGTWTGEFDREQAEAVLSGRRPFDEATMLDEEVPAEERPADGSGARSSTLAGAPA
- a CDS encoding response regulator, whose translation is MTDIRVLVVEDEPLLAEAHKAYTERVPGFVVVGVAHTAQEAMAALRHRAGEDVDLVLLDFRLPDLHGLDVCRALRAAGSSVDVLAVTSARDLAVVRTAVSLGVTHYLLKPFTFAAFRDKLERYADYRRQALAEGEVAAQHEVDRMFATLRGAARHTLPKGLDEQTLHRVLAVLSPGAGRSATEVSQQTGISRVTARRYLEYLVTVERAVRTPRYGTPGRPEVEYRPV